CGAAAGCCATGTACGGTGAAATGGTGGCTCCCCATCCGCTTGAGTAGCTCGAGCATCGCCATATTCGACAGGGATTTGCCATACTTCGCACCGGGGAAAAGGTAGTCGCCTTCTCTTAATGTTTCCTGCACCTTGATCAACTCGACGGCGCGAGCTGACAACGGCACGCGGTGCTCCTTGCGCATCTTCATCCGCTCTGCCGGAATGATCCAGACAGTGCGCTCCGCATCCAGTTCGTCCCACTTTGCGCCGATAACTTCATTGGTTCGCGTGGCGGTCAGAATAAGGAACTCAAGTGCGCGGGCGGCGACACCTTGCTCAGCACGCAGTATCTCCATAAATTCAGAAATATCTGCGTACGGCATTGCTGGATGATGCGTAACCTTCTGTACGCGCGACCGCTTCGGCAAAAGTTTGTCCAGATGGCCTTTCAGGCGAGCCGGGTTTTCTCCAGCCCGGTAGCGTTGAACAGTCGCCCAATCCAGTACCGACTCAATCCGGCCGCGGATTCGCGACGCCGTCTCCGTCTTCGCCGTCCAGATCGGCTCGAGCACCTTCATTACCAGCGGCGTATCAATCGCGGACACCGGCAGCGAGTCGAAGACAGGATAAGCGTACGTCTTTAAGGTGTTGGTCCACTGGTCTGCATGCTTCGCATTCTTCCATCCAGCACGATGTGCCTTGATGTATTTGCTGGCGCACTGCTCGAAAGTCATTTCGTCGGCTTGCGCAACTCTTTTGGACATACGCTCGGCGTTGCGCGCATCGATAGGGTCGACATCAGCTAGCAATTGTCGGCGGCAGTCGAGCGCGAACGCCCGCGCCTCGGCCAGCCCAATCGTGTGCAAAGGACCTAGCCCCATCCCACGAGCCTTTCCGTTTCGCATATATCGAAAAAGCCACGATTTCACTCCGGCCGCGGTGATCTGTAAGTAGAGCCCCCCGCCGTCGGCATACAAGCCCGGCTTGGTCGCGGTCTTAATCTTCAACTGGCTAAGCTTGTTGACAGCTCGCGGCATAATTGACCCACAAATCGACTATCAAATATATGTCGGATTATACCGCTTCCTAACGCATCGAGTTGAACACCGATTTGCGCCAATCACCGTACCAGCAAGGGTTTCGCGGACTCAAACGAATTCTAGCGAATTTGATTTAGACGGACACGCCCTCCGCCACTGCGCATGCAAGAGAAGAGCCCGTACAGTCATCGACTGACGGGCTTTGTCTTTTCCAGCACATCATCGGGCGCATCAAACGCAAGCAGGCGTCCCAGTCATTCGGATTACAGAATGAATCTCCAAGCCGGTTGCACCCACCGGAAATCCCTGCGCATTACTGCGTCTCGATACGACCTCTGGAGATAGCCGCGGTCACGCACGGCAAGACAGGCGATACTTGGCGCCCGCCGCGCGAATTCCTGACGCGGCGCTCGGCCCGCGCACGCGAGCGGCGCTGCGTGCGCCCAAGCAGCATCGGCGAAGCGCCGATACAATTGCGACAACCCTTCCTTGCATCGCCTTTCCCAATCTGAAGGAAGGAGGCTGCAATGCTCAAAACTGCTCTCGTTGCCGCAGCGGCGGCTGCGCTTCTCGCAGGCTGCGTCGCCGCTCCCGGCTATTACTACGGCTATCCGTACGGCCCGTACGACGCGTACGCCCCCGGTTACGCCTATGGTTACCCATATGCCTATCCCTACGCGTATGGCCCCGGTTACTACCCTTACGCGTACCCCTATTTCGGCAGCTTCAGTATCGGTTTCTGGGGCGGCGGGTGTTGCTACTACGGACACGGCTACTATCACCACGGCGGCTACTGGCACAGATATGGTGGAGGATGGCACGGTGGCGGCTGGCACGGCGGGGGCGGCGGATGGCATGGCGGGGGCGGCTGGCATGGTGGCGGGGGCAGTGGCTGGCACGGCGGGGGCGGACGTCACTAGCGCATCGCCTCGCAACAGCCTCGCAGCGCCCGCGCACGCGCGCAAGCAACCGTTCGTTGCCCCTCTCATCCGGACGAACGTCTATTGAATTGCGGTGCGCCTGAACTACGATCGCTGTGAGGGGCTTCACGCCGCAGCAGGAATCGAAGATGCCCGATCGCCATCTCCACCGTCGCGCCATTTTTACCGGTTACGGCTCTTGCGTTCCACGCGCGCTTTCGGCCGCGCGCGCGTCCGCCTTGCTGCTTTCGCTTTTCGCCTACGCGTGTACGTTCACACCGCCAGGACGGCCGGTCGCGACAGTACCGCTCGCGGCAATCAACAGCGCGACACTCGACCAGTATCGCAGTGCCGTCGCAAGACGCATCATGGAGCGCAATCCATCGTACGTGCTGCAAGGGGTACCGCAGGCCATGCTGCGCTCGCTCGTCGTCGTGACGTTCGTCGTCGACGGTCGCGGGCAGATCGTCGCGTCGTCCGTCTATCGCACGAACGGCGACGACGAAGCGGAAAGCACCGCGCTCGCGACGCTGCGCCGCTCCGCACCGCTGCCGCAGCCACCGGCAAAACTGCTCGATCGCGCAGGCCACCTCGAGTTGTTCGAAGACTGGCTTTTCAACGATAACGGCAAGTTCCAGTTGCGCACCTTTGCCGCGCCGCAAGCGCAAACCCTCGATTGACGCAGCAAAGGAACAACAGACGATTCGCAAACGAAGGAAAGCCAGACGAAACCCCGCTCTTTAATGTCGCAGCGCCTCGCTGTCGATATAATTTGGCCACTCCCTGCCGGAGCCCTCCGGTATCGCTTTCGCCGCACGGCCATCCGCCTGCGCCGGATAGCAAGGTCGCCGCGTGCCGCGTTATCCGCGCGTTCGCCCGCCCGCTTTTTTTGCATCGTCTGGCATGCTGCCTGAACCGGCAGTAGTCCGACCGGTGTGCCGCACAGGAATCGCGGCTACCTGTGGCAAGCCACACATCGCAATCCGCCTCAACCGGTATGCCAAATCAACAACGGTGCGCCGACACTACGGCCGGCAGCGCGCGTATCGTGCGATCCATACGTCGAACGCGCCTGCACGCGGTCGCACCATCGATACGGAGTTTTACGCATGTCCTCACCGCCGATTTCAAGCACCGGCCCGAACGTCGGGCAGCAACAAAGCACGGCGCGCATCATCTTCGCGAGCTTCATCGGCACCGCGATCGAGTTCTACGATTTCTACGTGTACGCGACTGCCGCGGCACTGGTGATCGGCCCGGTGTTCTTCCCGCATGGGTCGGCCACGGCGCAGGCGCTGTCGGCATTCGTCACGTTCGGCATCGCGTTCGTTGCGCGGCCGATCGGCTCGTTCCTGTTCGGTCACTTCGGCGACCGCATCGGCCGCAAGTCGACGCTCGTCGCGTCGCTGCTCGTCATGGGGCTGTCGACCACGCTGATCGGCTTCGTGCCCGGCTACGATACGATCGGCAGCCTCGCGCCGATCCTGCTGTGCGTGCTGCGCTTCGGCCAGGGCATCGGTCTCGGCGGCGAATGGGGCGGCGCGGCCCTGCTTGCGACGGAGAACGCGCCGGCCGGCAAGCGCGGCTGGTTCGGCATGTTCCCGCAACTGGGTCCGTCGGTTGGCTTTCTCGCATCCAACGGACTGTTCTTCGGCCTCGCACTGTCGCTTTCGGACGAGCAGTTCCGCAGCTGGGGCTGGCGCGTGCCGTTTATCGTGAGTGCAGTGCTCGTCGCGCTGGGTCTCTATGTCCGGCTGAAGATCGCGGAGACGCCCGCGTTTCGCGCGGCAATCG
The nucleotide sequence above comes from Paraburkholderia sp. SOS3. Encoded proteins:
- a CDS encoding tyrosine-type recombinase/integrase codes for the protein MKIKTATKPGLYADGGGLYLQITAAGVKSWLFRYMRNGKARGMGLGPLHTIGLAEARAFALDCRRQLLADVDPIDARNAERMSKRVAQADEMTFEQCASKYIKAHRAGWKNAKHADQWTNTLKTYAYPVFDSLPVSAIDTPLVMKVLEPIWTAKTETASRIRGRIESVLDWATVQRYRAGENPARLKGHLDKLLPKRSRVQKVTHHPAMPYADISEFMEILRAEQGVAARALEFLILTATRTNEVIGAKWDELDAERTVWIIPAERMKMRKEHRVPLSARAVELIKVQETLREGDYLFPGAKYGKSLSNMAMLELLKRMGSHHFTVHGFRSTFRDWAGETTNAPREVCEAALAHGLKDKAEAAYARGDLFEKRITLMQQWADFIGATA
- a CDS encoding energy transducer TonB family protein, giving the protein MPDRHLHRRAIFTGYGSCVPRALSAARASALLLSLFAYACTFTPPGRPVATVPLAAINSATLDQYRSAVARRIMERNPSYVLQGVPQAMLRSLVVVTFVVDGRGQIVASSVYRTNGDDEAESTALATLRRSAPLPQPPAKLLDRAGHLELFEDWLFNDNGKFQLRTFAAPQAQTLD
- a CDS encoding MFS transporter; this encodes MSSPPISSTGPNVGQQQSTARIIFASFIGTAIEFYDFYVYATAAALVIGPVFFPHGSATAQALSAFVTFGIAFVARPIGSFLFGHFGDRIGRKSTLVASLLVMGLSTTLIGFVPGYDTIGSLAPILLCVLRFGQGIGLGGEWGGAALLATENAPAGKRGWFGMFPQLGPSVGFLASNGLFFGLALSLSDEQFRSWGWRVPFIVSAVLVALGLYVRLKIAETPAFRAAIERHERVRVPVATLISRYWWPTLLGSLAMVVCYTLFYISAVFSLSYGVSALHFTRQGFLGMLCVAVVFMALATPLSAWASDRLGRKPVLIAGILAAVASGFAMEPLLGSGSMPLVQLYLIIELFLMGVTFAPMGALLPELFPTNVRYTGAGVSYNLGGILGASVAPYIAQLLAAHGGLSWVGGYVSVAALVSLFGVICMRETRDARLM